In Sorghum bicolor cultivar BTx623 chromosome 8, Sorghum_bicolor_NCBIv3, whole genome shotgun sequence, one genomic interval encodes:
- the LOC110429775 gene encoding bZIP transcription factor 68-like, with the protein MGSSGADTPSKTTKASAPQEQQPPATSGAATPAVYPDWSSFQAYPPIPPHGFFPSPVASSPQGHPYMWGAQPMIPPYGTPPPPYVMYPPGVYAHPSMPPGAHPFTPYAITSPNGNADATGTTAAAGDTDGKPSEGKDKSPTKRSKGSLGSLNMLTGKNTGEHGKTSGASANGATSQSGESGSDSSSEGSEENSHNDSHHKESGQEQDGDVRSSQNGASRSPSEGKLNQAMTIVPMPSSGPVTGPTTNLNIGMDYWANTASSAPAIHGKVTPTTVPGAVVPAEQWIQDERELKRQRRKQSNRESARRSRLRKQAECEELAQRADVLKQENASLRDEVNRIRKEYEELLSKNNSLKEKLEGKQHKTDEAGLNNKLQHSGDDSQKKGN; encoded by the exons ATGGGAAGCAGTGGAGCAGATACACCGTCTAAGACAACCAAGGCATCTGCCCCTCAG GAGCAGCAGCCACCTGCTACCTCAGGTGCTGCAACACCGGCTGTTTATCCTGATTGGTCCAGCTTCCAG GCATATCCTCCAATCCCACCACATGGGTTCTTCCCTTCACCTGTGGCATCAAGTCCACAGGGTCATCCTTACATGTGGGGAGCTCAG CCTATGATTCCACCATATGGAACACCACCGCCACCATATGTCATGTACCCTCCTGGAGTATATGCCCACCCATCTATGCCCCCG GGTGCACATCCATTTACTCCTTATGCCATTACTTCTCCAAATGGCAATGCTGATGCTACT GGAACTACTGCTGCAGCTGGTGATACTGATGGCAAACCCTCTGAAGGCAAAGATAAAAgtccaacaaagagatccaaAGGAAGTTTGGGCAGCTTGAACATGCTTACTGGAAAGAATACCGGTGAACATGGTAAGACCTCTGGTGCATCGGCTAATGGAGCCACTTCTCAAAG TGGCGAAAGTGGCAGTGACAGTTCAAGTGAAGGGAGTGAAGAAAATTCTCATAAT GATTCACATCACAAGGAAAGTGGACAGGAGCAAGATGGAG ATGTTCGAAGTTCCCAGAATGGTGCATCACGTTCACCATCTGAGGGAAAATTGAACCAAGCTATGACAATCGTGCCCATGCCATCAAGTGGCCCAGTAACTGGTCCAACTACAAACCTAAATATTGGAATGGACTATTGGGCCAACACAGCAAGCTCTGCTCCTGCAATTCATGGCAAAGTGACCCCAACAACAGTTCCAGGGGCTGTGGTCCCAGCAGAGCAATGGATACAG GATGAACGTGAACTCAAAAGGCAAAGAAGAAAGCAGTCCAATAGGGAGTCTGCACGCAGATCTAGGTTGCGTAAACAG GCTGAATGTGAGGAGTTGGCTCAACGTGCAGATGTTTTAAAGCAGGAAAATGCTTCACTTAGAGATGAAGTAAATCGTATCAGAAAAGAGTATGAGGAACTTCTATCAAAGAATAACTCACTAAAG GAAAAGCTTGAAGGCAAACAACACAAAACTGATGAGGCAGGACTTAACAACAAGCTGCAACATTCTGGCGATGACAGCCAGAAAAAAGGAAACTAA
- the LOC8058191 gene encoding FAS1 domain-containing protein SELMODRAFT_448915 encodes MQRARYFTFVMLVRMVQEKIPRNTTFLMPNDRLLSTASISESQVLEFLSRHSITAPLMFNDLIRLPNGTVVPTRHLGDMITVTNIKHQKLYFNGIELTSPDLCHLGESFRCHGINGVIRPTATRRVKAATCTRYTAPTSAAPEKTILVQ; translated from the exons ATGCAGCGAGCGCGCTACTTCACCTTCGTCATGCTCGTCAGGATGGTGCAGGAGAAGATACCACGTAACACCACCTTCCTGATGCCCAACGACAGGCTGCTGTCCACTGCATCCATCTCTGAGAGCCAGGTGCTGGAGTTCCTATCCAGGCATTCCATCACTGCGCCCCTGATGTTCAACGACCTCATCAGGCTTCCCAATGGAACAGTAGTCCCCACCCGCCACTTGGGTGACATGATCACTGTAACCAACATCAAGCATCAGAAGCTCTACTTCAACGGCATCGAGCTCACAAGTCCTGATCTCTGCCACTTGGGGGAGTCATTCAGGTGCCATGGAATAAATGGAGTCATAAGGCCAACAGCAACACGAAGAGTAAAAGCGGCAACTTGCACTCGCTACACCGCTCCAACTTCTGCAGCACCAGAGAAGACT ATTCTTGTTCAATGA